The Lysobacterales bacterium region CGAAGACGTGAGCCCGGAAGAAATGCAGCGTCGCTACACCGCCCTGTTCCAGTAGCCCTTGCCCGCCTGTGCGCGCTCGCGTGCTGAAGCCTCAGCGGGCTCGCAGCTTGTTGAAGAACTCCCTTCCGGGGGTGTTTCAAGTCGGCGGTCCGGCGCGGGTCCGTACCGGCTCACGACACATCCATCGCTTACGCGCTTGCTTCGTCGTCCCGGCCATCCCTGGCCGGATCAGCAGGCTGTATCTCAACAGCCTGCCAGGCGCACCTCGATGCAGCCGGCGGCGAGCAGGGCCTCGGCGCTGGCGCTGTCGCTTGGACAGGGAGCGAGCCCTGTGGCGAACAGCCCGACCACCCGGTCGCGGCCGCCGCGCTTGGCCAGGTAGAGGGCGTGATCGGCGAGGTCTATCACCTGCTGCCAGTCCAGCCAGTCCGGGCGTTTCGGGTCGAGCGGCAGGCAGGCCAGACCGATCGAGCTGGTGCAGCGGCCCTGGCGGCCGCCGCCGAGCGCGAAGCGCGCCTCCCGGATGGCGACGCGCAGCGCTTCAGCGCGCGCCAGGGCATGCGCTTCGTCGCGCACGCCGAAACGCATCAGGAACTCTTCGCCGCCCCAGCGCACGGCGAGGTCATCGCTGCGGCAGTGCAGCCTCAGCAGGTCGGCGAACGCGACCAGCAGGGCGTCGCCGCCGGCGTGGCCGTAGGCATCGTTGACCTGCTTGAAGTGGTCGATGTCGAGCATCAGCACCACCTGGCGACTGGATTCGGTGTGGCGGCGTTCGTCGGCGCTGGCCTCCAGCCGCCGGCTGGCGTCGCGGCGGTTGCCAAGGCCGGTCAGCGGGTCGGTCAGGCTGACCCGTTCGATCTCGGCGTTGGCCGCACGCAGGGCGGCGTTGGCCGCCTCGAGTTCGGCGGTGCGCTGCTGCACGGTGGCTTCGAGCTCCTGCACGTGGCGCTCGATGCGGCGGCGCATCTCGTAGGTTTCGATGGCGCGTTCGACGGTCAGCAGCAGCTGGTCGCGGTCGTAGGGCTTGACCACAAACTTGTGGATGCCGGCGCGGTTGATCGCCTCGACCACGGCGCCGACGTCGACAAAGCCGGTGACGATAATGCGGATCGCCTCCGGCAGGCGCTGTCCGAGCTGGCTGCACAGCTCGACGCCGCTCATTCCGGGCATGCGCTGGTCGCTCAGGATCACGCTCGGCAGACGCTCGCGCGGCAGCGCGTCGAGCAGTGCCAGCGCGGCGGCGCCGCCGTCGGCTTCCAGCACGCGGTAGTGCGGGGACAGCAGAGCGCGCAGCACGCTCAGATTGCCGGGCTCGTCGTCGACCACCAGCACGCTGTGGCTGGGCTCGATGGATCGCTCCTCGGGCGGCAGACGTTCCTTCTTGAACACGCTCACGCGGTGCCCCCCTGGGCTGCGCGCTGCGGCAACGCGCGCTGGACGCGATCATGCGGCAGCCGCGGCCGTCCGCCAAGCGCGCCAGGGCTGACAATGTCGGCTAGCATCGGCGCGGTCGCCTTCGAGGGTTCGACGTGCCGTCCACGATCCTGCGTCGCTCCGCGCTCGCCTGGTTCTGCGCCTGCCTGCTGTGCCTGCTGCCGCTGCCGCTGCCGGCGGCGCTCGATCCTGTTGATCTGAGTTTCCGCAGGCTCGATCAGGAGTCCGGGCTGTCGCAGGGCAGCGTGCTGGCGCTGGCGCAGGATGCGCAGGGCTTCGTCTGGCTGGGCACCCAGGATGGGCTCAACCGTTTCGACGGTTTCGAGTTCCGCGTGTTTCGGCCCGACGCGGCAAGGCCGGGCAGCCTGTCGAACAACTGGGTGAGCGCACTCGCCGTGGATGCCGAGGGCGCGCTGTGGATCGGCACGCAGGCGGGTCTCAACCGGCTGCGTCCGGACGAGGAACGCTTCGAGGTTTTCCGCCAGCGGCCCGATGATCCGCGCAGCCTGGCCGGCGACAGCGTGCTGGCCCTGCACGTGGATGAGCGGGGGCGGCTGTGGATCGGCACCGATGCAGGCCTGTCCCTGCGCGGCGCCGACGGCGGCTTCGCCAGTTTCCGCCTGCCGGGTCAGCGGACCGATCAGCGCGTGCACGCCCTGCTGATGGTCGAGGGCGTGCTGTGGGTGGGCACGGTCGATGGCCTGTGGCGCTTCGACCCGGAAACGGCGCACTTCGCGCGGGCGCCGGCCGGTGCGGCCGATGGTCGCCCGGTCCACGCGCTGGCCGTGGATGCAAGACGGCGGCTGTGGGTGGGCGGCGAACAGCTGCCCCTGTCCCTGCTCGATCTCGCCACCGGCACCTGGCAGCAGGCGCCGCAGGCGCGCAGCGACGTGCGCAGCCTGCGGGTCGACCGTAGCGGCGCGGTCTGGGCTGGCGATGAGACGGGCCTGCAGGCCTATCGCGAGGACGCCAGCGGCCGCCTGCAGGTGCTGCGCCATGCGCATCAGCGGCACCAGCGCCACAGCCTGAGCCGTGGACGGGTGATGTCGCTGCTGGAGGACCGCGCCGGCACCCTCTGGATCGGCACCTGGGAAGGCGGCGCCAGCCGACTCAGCGCCTACAACAACCGCTTCCGCAGCTACGACCCGGACTCGATCGCGACCCGCGCGCTGCGTGCGCCCGGCATCGCTGCCCTGGTCGCCGAGGGCGATGCGCTGTGGCTGGGCGGGGCCGAGGCGCTGTACCGATTCCGCCCCGAGCTCGGCGAGCTGAGCGAGGTCGCGGCAGCGCCAGGCGGCTTCGTGTACTCGATGGATCTGCAGCCGGAGGGCCTGTGGTTGGCCAGTCGCGATGGCCTGCACGTGCTCGATCGCGAGGGGCGGCTGCAGCCTGCGCCGCTGCCGCCGGCGCTGCAGAGCGTGCGCTCACGGCGCTTTCTGGTCGACGGCGAACGTGTCTGGATCGCCGCCGACACGCGCGGCCTGTTCGTCGTCGATCGCCAGCGCGGCGCGGTGCTGGCCGAACACCCGCTGCCGGCCATCGTGACCTTCATCGAAGCGCTCGATGCCGACACGGTGGTGCTCGGCGCGCATGACGGCCTGTACTGGTTCGATCGTCGCAGCGGTGCGCTGCGTCACCGCCATCCGGTGATGACGCCACCCGGCCCGGGCCAGCTGCCGGCAGGGCCCTCGGCCCTGCTGCAGGCCAGCGACGGTCGCCTGTGGCTGGCCACCTACGGCGGCGGCCTGCTCGAACTGCAGCCGGGCGCCAACCGCGATCCCGCCCGGGTCGGCCTGCGCCCGGCGCTGGCGGCAACGGCGCTGGCGGCGGGCAGCCTGAACGCGCTGCTGGAGGACACCGAGGGCCGGCTGTGGATCAGCATCAATGGGGCGATCGCGCACTTCGATCCGGCCAGCGGCGAGCTGCGCCGTTACGACGCTGCCGACGGTGTACTGGGGCGCTACTGGATCGGCGCGCGCGCGCGCACCAGCCGCGGCGTGCTGGCGTTTGCCGGCCCTGACGGCCTGACGCTGTTCGACCCGGCCGATGTCGGCCGGGCACCGCCGCCGCCCGCACCGCTGCTGACCGCGCTCGAGCTCGACAACCGCCGCATCGAAGCGGCGTCGGACCGCGAATCGAGCGTACTGCCCAGGCCGCTGCATCGACTGGACGCGCTGGTGCTGCCGCCGGCACAGGCGCGCACGCTGAGCCTGCACTTCGCTGCACCCGAATACGTTGCGCCCGAGCAGCTGCAGTTCGGCTACCGGCTCGACGGCTTCGACGACGACTGGATCGAAGCCCCGCGCGGGCGCCGGATCGCCACCTACACCAACCTGCCGCACGGCGACTACGTGTTCCGCGTGCGCGTGCGCAACGCCGAGGGCACCGAAGCCGCCGCCGAGGCGCGCCTGCCGCTGCAGGTGCAGCCGTTCTGGTGGGACACCCTGGGCGCGCGCGTGCTGTTCGTGCTGCTTGCCATCGGGTTCGCCGCCGCTGTCGTCGGCCTGCGCATGCGTCAGCTGGAAGCGCAGCGCCAGCGTCTGCAGCGTGAGGTCGAGGCGCGCACGGCGGATCTCACCGCAGCGCTCGGCAAGCTCGCCCTGAGCGAGCGACTCGCCGCGGCTGGCCAACTCACGGCCGGGCTTGCGCATGAGCTGAACAATCCGGCGAACTATGTGCAGCTGGCCAGCCGCAATGCCGATGCAGCCCTGGCCGAGTTCTACCGCTTTCTGCAGGTGCTGGGCGGCGACGATCTGGAGCCCGAGGTGGCTGCGGCGATCGCCCGTCGGGTCGAGGCGCTGGCGGCGCAGCTCGCCACGGTCGCCGAGGGCAGCCACCGCATCAGCCACATCGTCCAGGCCCTGCGCGTTTTCTCGCGGCTTGACGAATCCGAGCGCAAGTTCGCGCCTGCCGATGAGCCGCTGCGCGCCGCCCTGCAGCTGATGGATGCACGCCTGCGCGGCGGCGGTATCGAGCTTGACGCCGACATCCCACCGCTGCCGCCGCTGCTCTGCCAGCCGGCGCGCTTGTCGCAGGCTTTTCTCTCGATCCTGGAGAACGCCGCGCTGGCGATCGAAGCGCAGCGCGAGCATGCGCCCGCCGGCTGGCAGGGACAGCTCAGGATTCGCGTGCGCGTGCTCACCGAGCGCTTCGAGTTCGCGCTCTGCGACAACGGCTGCGGGATCGCACCCGAGGTGCTGCCCCACCTCTTCGAGCCCTTCTTCACCACCCGTCCGGTCGGTCAGGGCAGCGGCCTTGGCCTGTCGGTGGCCTGGGGAATCGCCGCCGATCACGGCGGCCGCATCCGCGTGGAGTCCACGGCGGGCGAGGGTTCCTGCTTCACTCTGGAGCTGCCCCGTTGAGCGCCGCGCATCCGCCCTGGCTGTTGCCCGCCGCGCAGGCGGCCCTGTTGGCGCACGAGCTCGGCAACCCGCTGGGCATCGCTCGGCTGTCCACGCAAGACATCGAGACCGAGCTCAAGGCCTTCCACAGTGAGCTGCTGACGCTGGCAGGCGAGGATCTCGACCCGGCGGTGCGCGCCCACTTCGAGCAGCGCTTCAACAGCTTCGCCGAGCGCATCGACACGCTGGCTGCCGCGCAGCAGCGCATGGCCGGCCTGGTCGAAGAGCTGCGCGCCCAGGGCCAGGGCGCGGCGGCGGCGAGCGAGGCTTTCGACCTTGCCGAGCGCCTGCGCGCGGCGATCCGGTTGGCCTCGGCGCGCAGCGGGCGAATCATCGATGTCGGCGAAGAGTCGACCGCCGTCCAGCCCTGGCACGGGCCGCTCGCGGTGCTGGACCGGGTGCTGCTCAACCTGGCCATCAACGCGGTGCAGGCCATCGCGCGGCGCGCCGAGCAGGAGGGCGCAGGCTTTCGCGGTCGCCTGCGCAGCCGCTGTCTGCGTCACGGCGGGCAGCTGGTGGTCGAGATTGACGACAACGGCATCGGCATCGCGCCGCAGGACATCGATCGCGTGTTCGAGCGCGGCTTCAGCCGACGGCGCGAGGCGGGCGGCAGCGGGCTGGGGCTCGCCTACGTCCGCGAGGCCGTTCGTGCGCTCGGCGGCGACATCGGCGTGGCCTCGCTGCCGGGGCAGGGCACGCGCTTTCGTCTGTGGCTGCCCGCGCCGGTCGGCTGAGCCGGCCGAGTGCGCCGAGCGGTGGGTCAAGACCCACCCTATGGGGTAACGGGGGTGCATAGGGTGGGTCTTGACCCACCGGGCTGCCCACACATCGCTCCCGCGGGCGGGCCATACCTTGCCCACTGGACGGCTTACTCGCTGACGGTGGGCGCCCGCGGGCGGTCCGCGCGGCGCGCCAGGTGCGCGCGCATCATCATCAGCGCCGACACCGGTGCGGTGATGAACAGGAACAGCGTGATCAGCAGTTCGCGCAGGCTGAAAGCCTCGCTCCAGAACAGGTGGAACAGCATCGAGGCGATCAGGATGCCGCCAACGCCCAGCGTGGTCGCCTTGGTCGGCCCGTGCAGCCGCTTCTCGAAGCTGCCGAGCTTGAACAGTCCGTAGCTGCCGACGATCGCGAAGAATCCGCCCGTCAACAGCAGTGCGGCCATCAGGTACTCAAGAACGCTGTCGATGTTCATTCGATGATGTCCCTGCGCATCGCATAGCGCGACAGTGCCAAGGTGCCGACGAAGCCGAGCATGGCGATCACCAGCACGGCTTCGAAGTAGACGTCCGAGCGCAGCTGCATGCCGAGCAGCATCAGCAGCGCGATGGTGTTGATGTACATCGTGTCGATGGCGAGGATGCGGTCCTCGATCGACGGCCCGCGCAGGAGGCGCCAGCCCGAGAGGCACAGGGCCACGAGCAGCATGCCCATGACGATGCCGATCACGGTGTCGATCATTCGAAGATCTCCTTCAGCGGGGCCTCGTAGCGCTGCTTGATCTGGGCGATGGTGCCGGCCTCGTCGTCGAGGCTGAAGCAGTGCACCAGCAGGTAGCGGTTGTCGGCGCTGACCTCGGCGCTCAGCGTGCCCGGGGTCATGGTGATGATGCCGGCGAGCGTGGCGATGGCGTGCGGGTTGCGCACCTCCAGCGGCAGCCACAGGAAGCCCGGGTGGATGTTGGCCTCGCGCCCCAGGATCAGCTTGGCCACCTGGATGTTGGAGACCACGATGTCCCAGAGCACCACCAGCAACAGGCGCAGCGCCACCCACGGACGGCGGATACCGGCCGGGCCATGACGCAGACGCTGGGCGATCTGCGGCAGCAGCACGGCCTGGACGCTCGCCAGCAGCAGGTGCCCGGGTTCGACGCTGCCGACCAGCAGCAGCCACACCACGAACACGCACAGGCTCAGCAGCGGCGCGGGAAACAGCGTCTTCATCACGGGGCCTCCCCGGCAGCAGGCGCCAGCGGCGTGGCGGAGCGCAGGCGCGGCGCCGCGGCCTCGACCGCGCGCCGGTAGTCCTGGGTGGAATGCACCTGCTGCGCGGTCTCGCGGCTGTAGCGCAGCAGCGGGTTGGCGAACAGGCTCATGCCGATGCCGAGCGCAACCAGCGCGCCGACGGCGATCAGCTCGGCCCGGGCGGGACGCAGCGCGCCCGCCTCGGCCTCCGAGTCGTCGTCGTCGCGCACGCCGCCGCTCTTCCAGAACAGCTGGCTGCCGGCGCGCGCCATGGCGATCAGGCAGAGCAGGCTGCAGATCAGGATCAGCGGCCACAGCCAGGCCGCCTGGGCGTTCTCCATCGACGCCAGCAGGGTGAACTTGCCGACGAAGCCCGACAGCGGCGGCAGGCCGACCAGGCTCACCGCGATCAGCAGGTAGAGCGCGCCGAACAGGCCGCGGTGCGGCACCGGCACCAGCGCCTTCAAGCTGTCGCCGGCGCTGCCGCGGCGACGGCGGATCAGATCGGCGAGCAGGAACAGTGCAGCCGCGCCGAAGGTGCTGTGCACGAGGTAGTACAGACCCGGCCCGGTGCTGGCCGAAGCGTCGAGGCCCAGCACGATGAACAGCGTCGCCGCGGAGACCACCACCAGGTAGGCCGCGAGCCCGCGCAGGCTGCTGGCGGCGAGCGCGCCAAGGCTCGCGAGCACCAGTGCGATCGCGCCTGCCGGCAGCAGCCAGTCGGCCGCCCAGCCTGCGAGCGCACCGGCGTCTTCCCCGAACAGCAGCGTGTAGACGCGCAGGATCGCGTAGATGCCGAGCTTGGTCATGATTGCGAACAGCGCCGCCACCGGCGCCGGCGAGCGCGCGTAGGTCTGCGGCAGCCACAGGTACATCGGCAAGAGCGCCGCCTTGGCGCCGAACACCACCAGCAGGATGCCGCCGGCGGCCAGGATGAGGCCGTGGTTCTCGATCGGCGCGCGGCCGATGGCCTCGCCCATCTCGTGCATGTTGAGCACGCCGAGCAGGCCGTAGAACAGGCCGAGCGCGACCAGGAACAGGGTCGAGGCGGTGACGTTGAACACCACGTACTGGAAGCCCACGCGGATGCGCGGACCGCGCCCGCCCGAGAGCAGCAGGCCGTAGCTGGCAATCAGCAGCACCTCGAAGAACACGAACAGGTTGAACAGGTCGGCGGTGAGGAAGGCGCCGTTCAAGCCGGCCAGCTGGAACTGGAACAGGGCATGGAAGTGCAGGGCGCGACTGTCCCAGCCTGAGCTGGCGTAGAGCAGGGCGGCGCTGCCGAGCACGGTGGTGGTCGCCACCATCAGCGCCGACAGGCGGTCGAGTGCCAGGCTGATGCCGATCTGCGCCGGCCAGTCGCCGAGCAGGTAGACGCTGACCTCACCCGTGCTCGCGCTCTGCAGCAGCAGCCAGGCCACACCGAGCTGCAGCAGCATGGCGACCGCCGCCAGCGCGCGCTGCGCGGTGAGGCCAGCGCGCTCGATCAACAGCAGCAGGGCGCCGGCCAGCAGCGGCAGGACGATCGGCAGGATGGGCAGGTGGTTCATGCCTCACCTCCGTCGCGCTCAGCCGCGCCGGGCTCGCGGCCATCAACGTGGTCGCTGCCGCTGTCGCCGCGGTTGCGGATCGCCGCCACCGCCATTACCGCGGTCATCGCGAAGCTGATGACGATGGCGGTCAGCACCAGCGCCTGCGGCAGCGGGTCGGTGTGGTTGGCCAGTGTTGGTGCGAGGCCTTCGCGCAGGATCGGCGGCGCTCCGACCTTGAGCCGACCCATCGAGAAGATGAGCAGATTCACTGCGTAGGAGAACAGGGTGAGGCCGAGCAGCACATCGAAGGTGCGTGCACGCAGCAGCAGGTAGATCGCCGCTGCGGTGAGCACCCCGATGGCGCTGGCCAGCGCGAGTTCCATCATGCGCCTTCTCCTTCCGTGTGGATGGCGGGGTGGGCGGGCTGCTGCGCGCGCGGACGGCGCACGTGGCCCAGGCTGGCGAGGATCAACAGCGCGCCGCCGCAGACCGCGAGCAGCACGCCGGTGTCGAAGGCCATCGCCGAGGACAGCGCGAACGTGCCGACGACGGGCAGCTCGACATAGCCGTAGGCGCTGGTCAGGAAGGGGTAGCCGAAGACCCAGGCGGCGACGCCGGTGGCGGTGCCGATCAGCACGCCCCAGCCGATGGTCATGGCGTAGTCGAAGCCGATGCGCTGCTCGACGTAGCGGCTGCCCGAGAGGATGTACTGCAGCACCATCGGCGAGACCAGCACCAGGCCGGCGATGAAGCCACCGCCCGGCTCGTTGTGGCCGCGCAGGAACAGGTAGACCGCAGCCGCCACCGCCAGCGGCAGCAGCAGGCGCGCCAAGGTGTTCGGAATCGACAGACGCTCAGGCGCGCCGCGCTGCAGTTCATCCGGGGCGACCCAGGCGCGCCGCAGCAGGGCGTGCACCACCAGGCCGGCGATACCGAACACCGTGAGTTCGCCCAGGGTATCGAAACCGCGGATGTCCACCAGGATCACGTTGACCACATTGCTGCCGCCGCCTTCGGGCAGCGAGCGCGCGAGGATCTCGCCGGCCACGGTGTCGAACGGACGGGTGATGATCGCGTACACCAGGGCCGTGACGCCGGCGCCGCAGGCGACCGCGATGCCAAGGTCGCGCCAGCGCCGCAGGGCGCTGCGTTCGCCGGCGCCCTCGGAGGGCAGATAGTTCATCGCCAGCAGCAGAAGCACCACGCTGACCGTCTCCACCAGCAGCTGGGTCAGCGCGAGGTCCGGCGCCGACAGCATGACGAAGCTCAGCGACACCAGCAGGCCGCAGCCGCCCATCACGATCAGCGCGGCCAGACGCTGCCGGTGCAGCACCGGCACCGCGATGGTGGCGGCGATCAGCAGCGCCCACAGCACCCAGCCGAACAGCGGCATCGGCTGGCCCTCGCCGAAGCCGCCGATGCCGTGGCCCATCAGGAAGGGTGCAGCGGCCAGCAGCAGCGTCGACAGCAGCATCAGCAGCAGGTAGCGCTGCAGGCTGCCGTCTTCGAGCCGCTGGGTCACGCGCCGCGCCAGGCTGACCAGGCCGTTGATCTTGGCGTGGAAGACCGCGAAACCCAGCGAGCGCCGCACGTCGCGATGCAGGGCCACGAAGCGCCGCAGTCCAAAGTACAGCGCGATGCCGCCGCCCACCGCGATGGCGCTCATCAGCAGCGGCAGGTTGAAGCCGTGCCACACCGCGAGGTAGTAGTCCGGCACGTTGCCGTGGGTGGCGCCGCGCACCGCGGTTTCCAGCACCGGCCCGATCACCCAGGCCGGGGCGATGCCGACGGCCAGGCACAGCAGCACCAGCAGTTCGACCGGCACCCGCATCATCCGCGGCGGCTCGTGCGGTGTCTTGTTGAGCACTTCGGTGCTGCCGGTGAAGAAGCAGTCGTGCACGAAGCGCAGGCTGTAGGCCATGCTGAAAATGCCGGCCAGCACCGCGGCGATCGCCAGCACCCAGCCCATCACCTCGTGACCCTCGATCTGCAGGGTTTCAGCGAAGAACATCTCCTTCGACAGGAAACCGTTCAAGAACGGAATGCCGGCCATCGCCAGCGCCGCGATGATCGCCAGCGTGCTGGTGATCGGCATGGTCTTCAGCAGGCCGTGCAGCTTGCGAATGTCGCGGGTGCCGGTCTCGTGGTCGATGATGCCGGCGGCCATGAACAGCGAGGCCTTGAACACCGCGTGGTTGAGGATGTGGAACACGCCGGCGACAACGGCCAGTTCGGTGGGCAGGCCGAACAGCAGGGTGATCAGGCCCAGGTGCGACACCGTCGAATAGGCCAGCAGGCCTTTCAGGTCGTGCTGGAAGATCGCGAGGTAGGCACCGGTCAGCAGGGTCGCCGCGCCGAAGCCGCTGACCGTGTAGAACCACAGGTCGGTGCCGGCCAGCGCCGGATGCATGCGCGCCAGCAGGAACACGCCGGCCTTCACCATGGTGGCCGAGTGCAGGTAGGCCGAGACCGGCGTGGGGGCCGCCATCGCGTGCGGCAGCCAGAAATGGAAGGGGAACTGCGCCGACTTGGTCACCACGCCGCCGAGCACCAGCAGGGTCGCAACCGGATACAGCGCATGCGCACGGATCGCATCACCTGCATCCAGCACGGCGTCCAGCTCGTAGCTGCCGACGATGTGGCCGATCACCAGCACGCCCGCCAGCAGGGCCAGCCCGCCGGCGCCGGTGATGGCGAGCGCCATACGCGCGCCTTTGCGCGCGTCCTCGCGATGGCTCCAGAAGCCGATCAGCAGGAAGGAGCTGATCGAGGTGAGCTCCCAGAAGGTGGCGAGCAGCAGCAGGTTGCCGGCGATGACCATGCCGAGCATGGCTCCCATGAACAGCATCAGATACGCGAAGAAGCGCGGCGCGCTGTCCTTGGGCGACAGGTAGTAGTGCGCGTAGACCACGATCAGGAGGCCGATGCCGAGCACCAGCCCGGCAAACATCCAGGCCAGGCCATCGATGCGCAGCGACAGGTTCAGGCCAGCCTCGGCGATCCACGGCGTGAAGCTGCGGACGACCTCGCCCTCCATCACCTGCGGGGTGATCGAAGCGAGGATGGCGAGGCCAGTGAGCGGCGCCAGCGCAGCGATCGCGGCGGCCACGCTGCGCGGTGCCCGGTGGGCAAGCGCGATCAGCAGGGCGCACACGAAGGGCGCAGCGAGCAGGATCTCGAGCATGGTGCGATTCCGTATCGAGGGAGGCGTGCGCGCGACCTGATCACGCGATGATTTCACCGCTCAACCGCAAGGGTGAAGACCGCGCGCAGCGGGGCTAGTCTAGCCCATGGATGTGAAGAGTCCGCGGGATTTTCCCATCGATTCCGCGACTTGCGCTGGCAGCGCGCGGATAAGTACGTAGAGCCTGGATTGGGGATTGGGGATTGGGGATTGGGGATTCGCCGAAGCTTGGGCGCTGGCATGCGCTTCAGTACTGGTGTTGTCGATGGGTCTTGCGCACTGCGGCCGTGACCGTTGGCCGCGGGTTCCCAGTCCGCCGCGCCCTTCCCATCCCCAATCTCCAATCCCCGCTCTTCAGAGCACCACCCAGCACACCAGGGTGATGACCACCGCGCCCAGCACGTTCAGCGCAAAACCGTAGCGCAGCATGTCGCGTGCGGGTACGAGGCCGGTGCCGAACACGATGGCATTCGGTGCGGTGCCCACCGGCAGCATGAAGCTGCAGCTGACGGCGAGCACGGCAGGCGCCATCAACACGGCAGGGTCGAGACCCAGCCCGACCGCAGCGGCCGCCAGGATGGGCATCATCAGCACCGCCGTGGCGGTGTTGCTGGTGATTTCAGAGAGCATGGCGACGCTGATCGCGATCAGCGCGATCTGCAGCGGCAGCGGTAGAGCCAAGGCTCCGCTGAGCACGCCTGCGGCGGCGTCGGAGAGCCCCGACGTCTGGAACGCAGTCGCGATGGCGATGCCGCCGCCGAACAGGATCATCACGCCCCAGGGAATCCGTTCGGCGCTCTGCCAGTCCAGCAGCTGACCGCCTTTGCCGTCGGGCATCAGGGCCATGACGATCACGCCGAGCAGGGCCACGCTGGCGTCATTGGCGTTCGGCAGATCCCACCATTCGCGCCAGCCGCCGAAGGGCTCGGTGCGGGTGATCCAGGCCAGCGCCACCAGTCCGAAGACCAGCAGCACGCGCCGCTCGGCCGCTGTCCAGGCGCCCATCTCGGGCAGCATTGCGCTGGGCGAGCCCTGCAGCCCGCGCGCCAGCCACAGTGCCATCAGCGGCAGCATCAGCAGTACGGTTGGCAAGCCGAACGCCATCCAGTCGGAGAAGCCCAGCGGTGAGCCGGTGGTCTGGCTGTAGACCTGCATGAACACCAGATTCGGCGGCGAGCCCACCGGCGTGCCGAGCCCGCCAATGCTGGCGCCATAGCAGATCGACAGCAGCAGCGGTGCGGCCAGGCGTCGATCGGGATAGGTCTGCAGAATCGCC contains the following coding sequences:
- a CDS encoding SLC13/DASS family transporter, with the translated sequence MQTSLVRWISGPALAALAWGFGPSLGLSNGASFTLAVTAWCAAWWVLEAAPHAITALLPLALLPLAGVLSPREVAEAYGNELILLLVGGAMLSKALEQAGAHRRLAVGMVRAFGGGGGRALVFGFAAASGLCSMWLSNTATTLMLVPVALAILQTYPDRRLAAPLLLSICYGASIGGLGTPVGSPPNLVFMQVYSQTTGSPLGFSDWMAFGLPTVLLMLPLMALWLARGLQGSPSAMLPEMGAWTAAERRVLLVFGLVALAWITRTEPFGGWREWWDLPNANDASVALLGVIVMALMPDGKGGQLLDWQSAERIPWGVMILFGGGIAIATAFQTSGLSDAAAGVLSGALALPLPLQIALIAISVAMLSEITSNTATAVLMMPILAAAAVGLGLDPAVLMAPAVLAVSCSFMLPVGTAPNAIVFGTGLVPARDMLRYGFALNVLGAVVITLVCWVVL